One Sphingobacteruim zhuxiongii DNA window includes the following coding sequences:
- the coaA gene encoding type I pantothenate kinase — MPLISEHTFTSPFQNFTREEWKRLNGQLSNMLAEEDLGALHALNEPLTMEEIEDIYVPLAHLLDVHINGFRELHRQSNDFFRRNNSQLPFIIGIAGSVAVGKSTTARVLRKVLSLLPNKPKVELVTTDGFLYPNKELIRRDILNRKGFPESYDTKELLQFLSDVKSGKSSLTVPIYSHLEYDVLPQDKITIAQPDILIVEGINVLQVNSRRNGVFVSDFFDYSIYVDADEKNIVDWYIDRFESLRATAFQNEKSYFHQYADMSVEESTEMATRIWNEINRPNLHENILPTRYRADLILKKGSHHFVKRVKVRKI, encoded by the coding sequence ATGCCATTAATTAGCGAACATACCTTTACCAGTCCATTTCAAAACTTCACCCGTGAAGAGTGGAAAAGGTTAAATGGTCAGCTGAGTAATATGCTTGCTGAAGAAGATTTAGGTGCATTACACGCCCTGAATGAACCATTGACCATGGAAGAGATTGAAGATATCTATGTACCTTTAGCTCATCTCCTCGATGTACACATCAATGGCTTTCGGGAACTTCACAGGCAGAGTAATGACTTCTTCCGACGCAATAACAGTCAACTCCCTTTTATTATCGGTATTGCAGGTTCCGTAGCCGTTGGAAAGAGCACTACAGCCAGAGTGCTTCGCAAAGTCCTATCCTTGCTGCCAAATAAACCAAAAGTAGAACTAGTAACAACCGATGGATTCCTATACCCGAATAAGGAATTGATTCGTCGCGACATCTTAAACAGAAAGGGGTTTCCAGAAAGCTATGACACCAAAGAATTATTACAATTCTTATCAGATGTAAAGTCTGGAAAATCATCCCTTACCGTGCCGATCTACTCCCATTTGGAGTATGATGTGCTTCCGCAAGATAAAATAACCATTGCGCAACCAGATATCTTAATTGTCGAGGGGATTAATGTCCTACAAGTGAATTCACGCAGAAATGGGGTCTTTGTATCGGATTTCTTCGATTATTCCATTTATGTGGATGCCGATGAAAAGAATATTGTCGATTGGTATATTGACCGATTCGAATCTTTACGTGCAACGGCCTTCCAAAACGAAAAATCTTATTTCCATCAATACGCAGATATGAGTGTAGAAGAGAGTACGGAAATGGCAACACGTATTTGGAACGAAATAAATAGACCTAACCTACATGAAAATATTCTCCCGACACGTTATCGCGCAGATCTTATCCTCAAAAAAGGATCACATCACTTTGTTAAACGCGTAAAAGTTAGGAAGATTTAA
- a CDS encoding mechanosensitive ion channel family protein: MIAKAEDNKPKFPYVFFLKVLFVIGLLAADYYFKAELSREADIKQVMRGLYTFLIPSIFLSFVRFIVIVLYNARHKHRAVRGNFVLGVNRLTAVLNVVFGLIALLVSFGINPKDFITGLTIVAMAIAVLFRDYITNMISGLIVMFSEQLSVGDRIKVGEHRGRIVDITFANLVLQDEEDDIIMVPNNLVFTATFMNLSAHQSTLFTVRFELPLLASLHIEELEQALKDSLTTHPNLSDKPEDFQLKVIELGKDFVRYKLDLHAVSNSNRMHRQLENEILKEVIKFERSVLKSS, from the coding sequence GCAAAAGCTGAAGACAACAAACCAAAGTTTCCGTACGTATTTTTCTTAAAAGTATTGTTCGTTATTGGTTTGCTCGCTGCTGACTATTATTTCAAAGCAGAGTTATCCCGTGAAGCGGATATAAAGCAAGTAATGCGGGGTTTATATACGTTCCTAATTCCAAGTATTTTCCTATCCTTCGTTCGTTTTATTGTGATTGTACTATATAATGCAAGGCATAAACATCGTGCGGTACGTGGAAACTTCGTATTGGGTGTTAACCGCCTGACCGCCGTATTAAATGTTGTGTTTGGTTTAATTGCTCTTTTAGTAAGCTTTGGAATCAATCCGAAAGACTTTATTACGGGCTTAACCATTGTTGCTATGGCAATAGCTGTGCTTTTTCGCGATTATATTACGAACATGATTTCTGGTTTAATCGTGATGTTTTCAGAGCAACTTTCCGTTGGTGATCGGATTAAAGTAGGGGAGCATCGGGGTAGAATTGTAGATATTACTTTTGCGAACTTGGTTTTGCAAGATGAGGAAGATGATATTATTATGGTTCCAAATAACTTGGTCTTTACAGCGACCTTTATGAACCTCTCGGCACACCAGTCTACTTTGTTTACGGTTCGTTTTGAGTTGCCTTTGTTGGCATCACTTCATATCGAAGAATTAGAGCAGGCATTGAAAGATAGTTTAACGACCCACCCGAACTTAAGTGATAAACCTGAGGACTTTCAATTGAAGGTTATTGAATTAGGGAAGGATTTTGTTCGCTATAAATTAGATCTTCATGCTGTCAGCAATAGCAACCGCATGCATCGGCAGTTAGAGAATGAGATTTTGAAAGAAGTGATTAAGTTTGAGCGAAGCGTCCTTAAATCTTCCTAA